GCGGTGCCGTTGACCAAGGCGGCGCCCGCGGCATCCAGGCGCTGAGATTGGCCGATGGCGGTCGCGGACCCGCCCTCGGGGGAGAGCGCCGTCAACAGGGCTCGGACATAGTCGGTCTGCCGCGCCGCCAGGCAGAGGCCGACGATGTCGAGCACGAGATCTTCGATGACCTCCCGCAAGCCCGCCGGCAGGGCCCCCGGCCGGAGCGCGACGATGCGCTCCGCCAACGCCGCGGCGATGGTGATGCCATCGCCGGCGCCGGACGCTGCGGCTGGGTCCTTGGCTGGCACTCTGTCCATGTCCCCTCAGCTCATATACATGCCGCCATTGACCTGGATGGTCTGGCCGGTGATGAACCGCGCCGTCGGCCCGGCAAGGTAGCGCACGGCGCCGGCGATCTCTTCCGGGCGCCCGAGCCGGCCGAGGGGCGCTTTGCGTGTCGCGTGATGGCCCGGCTCAACCTGCCTCACCGTATCGACCATGCCCGGAGCCACGCAATTGACGGTGATGCCGGCATCCGCCAGGTCATGGGCGAGCGCCCGGGTCAGGCCGACGAGGCCCGCCTTGGCGCTCACCACATGCACCCGGTCCTTGGCCCCGGTATGCGCGGTCAAGCCGCCGATGTTGACGATGCTGGCGCGGTCGCTCCGGCGGAGATGCGGCAGGCAGGCCTTGGCGCAGAGAAAGGCGCCGTCGAGGATGACGGCGAGGATGCCGCGCCAGGCCTGGAAGTCGATCTCCTCCAGCTTTGCCTCGGTGCGGACGGCTGCGTTGTTGACGAGGATGTCGATCCGCCCGAAGCGCTCTATGGCGGCAACGACCATCCGGGCCACCTCCGCCTCCTGGGTCACGTCCGCCAGCACCGCCATCGCTTGGCCGCCCAGGGAAGCGATCTCGCCCGCGACCCGCTCGGCATCGGCAGCCGCGGTCCTGGCGTTGACGATGATGGAAGCTCCGGCGGCGGCGAGCTCGAGCGCGATCGCGCGACCGATATTGCGCGAGGCCCCGGTCACCAGCGCCACCCGCCCCTCCAGCTCCATGGACTTCTCCCGCGTGTTGCCACCGCAATTCTCGGCCGTCATGCGCGGGCTTGACCCGCGCATCCACGTTGTGCTGCCGCAGGATGGAAGACGTGGATGCCCGGATCAAGTCCACGGCTGTCCGGTTTAGATTCAGATGCATTGAAGG
The nucleotide sequence above comes from Pseudomonadota bacterium. Encoded proteins:
- a CDS encoding 3-oxoacyl-ACP reductase FabG, which produces MELEGRVALVTGASRNIGRAIALELAAAGASIIVNARTAAADAERVAGEIASLGGQAMAVLADVTQEAEVARMVVAAIERFGRIDILVNNAAVRTEAKLEEIDFQAWRGILAVILDGAFLCAKACLPHLRRSDRASIVNIGGLTAHTGAKDRVHVVSAKAGLVGLTRALAHDLADAGITVNCVAPGMVDTVRQVEPGHHATRKAPLGRLGRPEEIAGAVRYLAGPTARFITGQTIQVNGGMYMS